In Arthrobacter sp. MN05-02, one genomic interval encodes:
- a CDS encoding hypothetical protein (possible pseudo due to frameshift) has translation MRGIARMVEEDKYCIDILTQVAAVNKALHAVSMGLLEEHISHCVVGAAQESQASGNDDAVQEKVQEATAAIGRLLR, from the coding sequence GTGCGCGGCATCGCGCGGATGGTCGAGGAGGACAAGTACTGCATCGACATCCTGACCCAGGTCGCAGCCGTCAACAAGGCGCTCCACGCGGTCTCCATGGGACTGCTCGAAGAACACATCTCACACTGCGTCGTCGGAGCAGCCCAGGAGTCCCAGGCCTCCGGCAACGACGACGCCGTCCAGGAGAAGGTCCAGGAAGCGACGGCCGCGATCGGCCGGCTCCTGCGCTGA
- a CDS encoding membrane protein, which produces MNKKRSQENQDRQARLAAIQAQQRAGERKRNALIFGGIGAVILAVIIAVTLVIVNQVQVNRDREAAASQPIEGIQEYPDVTFNHVDAAVEYEQSPPVGGDHNPVWTNCGVYTEPVPNENSVHSMEHGAVWITYDPEIGQEEIDKLTELVGTRSYVLLSPYPDLDTPIAASAWGLQLKVDSADDSRLATFLDKYIQGEQTREPGAACSGGITPAGRAS; this is translated from the coding sequence TTGAACAAGAAACGTTCCCAGGAGAACCAGGACCGCCAGGCGCGCCTGGCCGCCATCCAGGCCCAGCAGCGGGCCGGTGAACGCAAGCGCAACGCCCTGATCTTCGGCGGTATCGGCGCCGTGATCCTCGCGGTCATCATCGCCGTGACCCTCGTCATCGTGAACCAGGTGCAGGTGAACCGGGACCGTGAGGCTGCAGCCTCGCAGCCCATCGAGGGCATCCAGGAGTACCCCGACGTGACGTTCAACCACGTCGACGCCGCGGTCGAGTACGAGCAGTCGCCTCCCGTGGGCGGGGACCACAACCCCGTCTGGACCAACTGCGGCGTCTACACGGAGCCCGTTCCCAACGAGAACTCCGTGCATTCCATGGAGCACGGAGCCGTCTGGATCACCTACGACCCGGAGATCGGTCAGGAGGAGATCGACAAGCTGACCGAACTCGTGGGAACGCGGTCCTACGTGCTGCTCAGCCCCTACCCGGACCTCGACACCCCGATCGCCGCCAGCGCCTGGGGCCTGCAGCTCAAGGTCGACTCCGCGGACGATTCGCGCCTGGCGACCTTCCTCGACAAGTACATCCAGGGCGAGCAGACGCGTGAGCCCGGCGCTGCCTGCTCCGGCGGGATCACCCCGGCCGGTCGCGCCTCCTAG
- a CDS encoding DUF305 domain-containing protein, with protein MTLSLSGWQKRVLLILAAIAVLALFALAFTAGRISAGPSYPGTDSADAGFARDMQVHHNQAVEMSMIVRDSATDETLRAIAYDIALTQQQQAGQMYAWLEEWGLDQSSPLPRMEWMAAGSGEHGGMDMGSGDGASMLTADGLMPGMATEAQLEELRAAEGEDAERLYLTLMIDHHTAGVEMAEAGADLAETDQVRSLATKIQSGQQAEITLMQGMLDNL; from the coding sequence ATGACCCTCTCGCTGTCCGGCTGGCAGAAACGAGTGCTCCTGATCCTCGCCGCGATCGCGGTACTCGCCCTCTTCGCGCTGGCCTTCACCGCAGGACGCATCTCGGCGGGGCCCTCATATCCGGGCACGGACAGTGCGGATGCCGGATTCGCCCGGGACATGCAGGTGCACCACAACCAGGCCGTCGAGATGTCGATGATCGTGCGCGACAGCGCCACCGACGAGACGCTGCGCGCGATCGCCTACGACATCGCGCTCACCCAGCAGCAGCAGGCGGGGCAGATGTACGCGTGGCTCGAGGAGTGGGGGCTGGACCAGAGCAGCCCGCTGCCCCGCATGGAGTGGATGGCCGCGGGGTCCGGCGAGCACGGCGGCATGGACATGGGCTCGGGCGACGGCGCATCCATGCTCACGGCCGACGGCCTCATGCCCGGGATGGCGACCGAGGCGCAGCTCGAGGAACTGCGCGCCGCCGAGGGCGAGGACGCCGAGAGGCTCTACCTCACGCTGATGATCGACCACCACACGGCCGGCGTCGAGATGGCCGAGGCGGGCGCCGACCTCGCGGAGACGGACCAGGTCCGGTCACTGGCCACCAAGATCCAGTCCGGCCAGCAGGCCGAGATCACGCTCATGCAGGGAATGCTCGACAACCTCTAG